Proteins co-encoded in one Xanthomonas campestris pv. badrii genomic window:
- the tldD gene encoding metalloprotease TldD: protein MTDNALTLAETRLLLPSGLDAGHLDRTFGALLGPGIDFGDLYFQHSRRESWSVEDGIVKDGAHSIEQGVGVRAISGEKTGFAYSDDIQRDTLLEAAQSARAISRDGGAHPSRALVRGNGRALYPATDPIDDMDSATKVDLLRRIDQFLRAADPRVKQVMVSLSGGVDTVLIARSDGVLAADVRPLVRLNVQVIVEHSGRRESGYSGGGGRYGYAELFADGRPEGFAREALRQALVNLDAIPAPAGVMPVVLGPGWPGVLLHEAVGHGLEGDFNRKGTSVYAGRIGERVASPGVTIVDDGTLDGRRGSLNIDDEGTPSQCTTLIEDGVLVGYMQDSHNARLMGVAPTGNGRRESFAHLTMPRMTNTYMRAGQHDPEEMIRSVKKGIYAVNFGGGQVDITSGKYVFSATEAYLIEDGKVTAPVKGATLIGNGPETMQKVRMIGNDLALDEGVGVCGKDGQSVPVGVGQPSLLIDGITVGGTQA from the coding sequence ATGACCGACAACGCTCTCACTCTGGCCGAAACCCGGCTGCTGCTTCCTTCCGGCCTGGACGCCGGCCATCTGGACCGCACCTTCGGCGCCTTGCTGGGCCCCGGTATCGACTTCGGCGATCTGTATTTCCAGCATTCGCGGCGCGAGAGCTGGAGCGTGGAAGACGGCATCGTCAAGGACGGCGCGCATTCCATCGAACAAGGCGTGGGCGTGCGCGCGATCTCCGGCGAAAAAACCGGCTTTGCGTACTCCGACGATATCCAGCGCGACACCCTGCTGGAAGCGGCGCAATCGGCACGCGCCATTTCGCGCGATGGCGGCGCGCACCCCAGCCGCGCACTGGTGCGTGGCAATGGCCGTGCGCTGTACCCGGCCACCGACCCGATCGACGACATGGACAGCGCCACCAAGGTGGACCTGCTGCGCCGCATCGACCAGTTCCTGCGCGCCGCCGACCCGCGCGTCAAGCAGGTGATGGTGAGCCTGTCCGGCGGCGTGGACACCGTGCTGATCGCGCGCAGCGATGGCGTGCTGGCGGCCGACGTGCGCCCGCTGGTGCGTCTGAACGTGCAGGTCATCGTCGAGCACAGCGGCCGCCGCGAGTCCGGTTACTCAGGCGGTGGTGGCCGCTATGGCTATGCCGAACTGTTCGCCGATGGCCGCCCGGAAGGTTTTGCGCGCGAGGCGTTGCGCCAGGCGCTGGTCAATTTGGATGCCATCCCCGCACCGGCCGGCGTGATGCCGGTGGTCCTCGGCCCGGGCTGGCCCGGCGTATTGCTGCACGAGGCGGTCGGCCATGGGCTGGAAGGCGATTTCAATCGCAAGGGCACCAGCGTCTACGCCGGGCGCATCGGCGAACGCGTGGCCTCGCCGGGCGTGACCATCGTTGACGACGGCACCCTGGACGGGCGTCGCGGCTCGCTCAACATCGACGACGAAGGCACGCCCAGCCAGTGCACCACCCTGATCGAGGACGGCGTGCTGGTGGGCTATATGCAGGACAGCCACAACGCCCGCCTGATGGGCGTGGCGCCGACCGGCAACGGCCGCCGCGAATCGTTCGCGCACCTGACCATGCCGCGCATGACCAATACCTACATGCGCGCCGGCCAGCACGACCCGGAAGAAATGATCCGCTCGGTCAAGAAGGGCATCTATGCAGTGAACTTCGGCGGCGGTCAGGTCGACATCACCAGCGGCAAGTACGTGTTCTCGGCCACCGAGGCCTACCTGATCGAAGACGGCAAGGTCACCGCGCCGGTGAAGGGCGCCACGCTGATCGGCAACGGCCCGGAAACCATGCAGAAGGTACGCATGATCGGCAATGACCTGGCCCTGGACGAAGGCGTGGGCGTCTGCGGCAAGGACGGCCAGAGTGTGCCGGTGGGCGTGGGCCAGCCGTCGCTGTTGATCGACGGCATCACCGTTGGTGGGACGCAGGCCTGA
- a CDS encoding DUF6065 family protein — protein MKLIAHVLDGHTLDIRPAPHARDWMDATDQRYAYRCLPLAIANAHGWELLCQSGFEAQWDGSDGLDAIAISADAGTVAPAISHFGYGVLTFHVPCLFRTDSGVDLFVTGPLNRPKDGIGALSGMVETDWSPSTFTMNWRFTRPGRVRFAAGEPFCHLFPLQRQLIEQVQPQWKPLSEAPQLAQQHADWTQSRTRFLDELPDAKSAAAREKWQRGYFRGVTGADQTPQPGHRARLRLPMFTRAGSDEDATGG, from the coding sequence ATGAAGCTCATCGCCCACGTCCTGGACGGCCACACACTGGACATCCGCCCTGCCCCGCACGCGCGCGACTGGATGGATGCCACCGACCAGCGCTACGCCTACCGCTGCCTGCCGCTGGCCATTGCCAATGCGCATGGCTGGGAGCTGCTGTGCCAGTCCGGTTTCGAGGCGCAGTGGGATGGCAGCGATGGTCTGGACGCCATTGCCATCAGCGCCGATGCCGGCACTGTGGCGCCGGCGATCAGCCACTTCGGTTATGGCGTGCTGACCTTCCATGTGCCCTGCCTGTTCCGCACCGACAGCGGGGTCGATCTGTTCGTCACCGGCCCGTTGAACCGCCCCAAGGACGGCATCGGCGCGCTGAGCGGCATGGTGGAAACCGACTGGAGCCCGTCCACCTTCACCATGAACTGGCGGTTTACCCGACCCGGGCGGGTGCGCTTTGCCGCCGGCGAGCCGTTCTGTCACCTGTTCCCGCTACAGCGCCAATTGATCGAGCAGGTGCAGCCGCAGTGGAAGCCGCTCTCCGAGGCGCCGCAACTGGCGCAGCAACATGCCGACTGGACCCAAAGCCGCACGCGCTTTCTGGATGAACTGCCCGATGCGAAATCGGCGGCGGCACGCGAAAAGTGGCAGCGCGGCTATTTCCGCGGTGTCACCGGAGCAGACCAGACGCCGCAACCGGGCCACCGTGCCCGCCTG